The following coding sequences are from one Pseudoalteromonas carrageenovora IAM 12662 window:
- a CDS encoding class II 3-deoxy-7-phosphoheptulonate synthase: MQSWNPNSWRELPILQQPQYPDQEELKSVEGQLKSAPPLVFAEETRSLFKQLEDVCEGRAFLLQGGDCAESFSDFNAANIRDTFKTILQMAVVLTYGGKCPVVKIARMAGQYAKPRSADLETIDGISLPSYRGDIVNSFEFTEEARIPDPQRLMKAYHNSAATLNLLRAFAQGGLADLHQVNRWNMGFVAANPQKERFQQLADKIQDALEFMEVCGINSTIAPSLKETDLYTSHEALLLGYEEALTRRDHLSGDWYDCSAHFVWIGERTRQLDHAHIEFFKGIKNPIGVKVGPGMDPDDLIRLIDAVNPDNIPGRLTLITRMGADVLPEKLPALVRRVQQEGRKVIWSSDPMHGNTEKATSGYKTRSFDNIMREISQFFAVHKSEGSYAGGVHLEMTGQHVTECTGGAYGLSDDDLAQRYKTQCDPRLNADQVLEVGFLVADLLKDARK, encoded by the coding sequence ATGCAATCGTGGAACCCAAATAGTTGGAGAGAGCTGCCAATACTGCAGCAACCACAGTACCCAGATCAAGAAGAGTTAAAGTCAGTAGAGGGCCAATTAAAAAGCGCTCCGCCATTAGTATTTGCTGAGGAAACAAGAAGCTTATTTAAACAGCTTGAAGATGTGTGCGAAGGTCGTGCATTTTTACTTCAAGGTGGTGATTGTGCTGAGTCGTTTAGTGACTTTAACGCAGCTAATATTCGCGATACATTTAAAACCATTTTACAAATGGCGGTTGTATTAACTTACGGCGGTAAATGCCCTGTAGTTAAAATTGCACGTATGGCTGGCCAATATGCAAAACCACGCTCTGCAGATTTAGAAACAATTGATGGAATTTCATTACCATCTTACCGTGGTGATATTGTAAATAGCTTTGAATTTACAGAAGAAGCACGTATACCAGACCCTCAACGTTTAATGAAGGCTTACCACAACAGTGCAGCTACATTAAACTTACTACGTGCATTTGCACAAGGTGGCTTAGCTGACTTACACCAGGTAAACCGCTGGAATATGGGTTTTGTTGCCGCTAATCCGCAAAAAGAGCGTTTCCAACAACTTGCAGACAAAATTCAAGATGCACTTGAATTTATGGAAGTGTGTGGCATTAATTCTACAATTGCACCTAGCCTTAAAGAAACAGATTTATACACTTCTCACGAAGCCTTATTACTAGGTTACGAAGAAGCGCTAACACGCCGTGACCACCTTTCAGGTGATTGGTACGACTGTTCAGCACACTTTGTTTGGATTGGTGAGCGTACACGCCAGCTAGATCATGCCCACATTGAGTTTTTCAAAGGTATTAAAAACCCCATAGGTGTTAAAGTTGGCCCTGGCATGGACCCAGACGACCTAATTCGTTTAATTGATGCAGTAAATCCAGATAACATCCCGGGTCGCTTAACGTTAATTACGCGTATGGGTGCTGATGTTCTTCCAGAGAAATTACCAGCACTCGTTCGCCGCGTTCAACAAGAAGGCCGTAAAGTAATTTGGAGCTCAGATCCAATGCACGGCAATACTGAAAAAGCGACATCTGGTTACAAAACACGTAGCTTTGATAATATTATGCGCGAGATCAGCCAATTCTTTGCAGTACACAAATCTGAAGGTTCATATGCAGGTGGTGTTCATTTAGAAATGACAGGTCAGCACGTAACAGAGTGTACAGGTGGTGCTTACGGTTTATCAGACGATGACCTAGCACAGCGTTACAAAACACAATGTGACCCTCGCTTAAATGCAGACCAAGTATTAGAAGTTGGTTTCTTAGTAGCTGATTTATTAAAAGACGCTCGTAAGTAA